A genomic stretch from Bacterioplanes sanyensis includes:
- a CDS encoding CopL family metal-binding regulatory protein — translation MAVRFAHCRHSGSRLLLVILLALAFNAQALAAWSMPVIPLTGSKPMSVSAAKSSSMSPCHSQMADAGNAMKHMPAPLTNEPLLQSDHCDTQHDCQSDCPHCNGLCSSAMATAMPLSSNWPGKRMSPLFHSQAMPKGALASLYRPPIL, via the coding sequence ATGGCTGTGCGTTTCGCTCACTGCAGACATTCTGGCTCCCGGCTGTTGCTGGTGATCTTGCTGGCGCTGGCGTTTAACGCTCAGGCGCTGGCGGCTTGGTCGATGCCTGTTATACCGTTAACTGGTAGCAAACCTATGAGCGTGTCTGCTGCCAAGTCTTCAAGCATGTCACCGTGTCATAGCCAGATGGCCGACGCGGGTAACGCCATGAAGCATATGCCAGCGCCTCTCACCAACGAGCCTCTGTTGCAGTCAGATCACTGCGATACGCAACATGATTGCCAGTCTGACTGCCCCCATTGCAATGGCTTATGCTCCAGCGCGATGGCCACCGCCATGCCGCTGTCTTCAAACTGGCCTGGCAAACGCATGTCTCCTTTGTTCCATTCTCAAGCGATGCCCAAAGGCGCCTTAGCCAGCCTTTACCGACCTCCCATTCTCTGA